The proteins below come from a single Acidobacteriota bacterium genomic window:
- a CDS encoding SUMF1/EgtB/PvdO family nonheme iron enzyme → MTRPIRWLHLSDLHYGCPGKELWEQVEGEFLTDLDQWCERLGPPDLLLFTGDLAYSGQEKEYEQVDAFLDDVLGHLRRSGAPEPILVAVPGNHDITRPEKGSEARSYHILRALDGTTESADVSDLYEELWKDQDASFIHKLLPAYSTWFEQRIRPQLAAKAKHAHFSHFPNDFTAVVEPDGSFPLTLVGLNSTWLQYTGGDFDGKLLIPLEQFRAALVPQNERKPYKTIEGDNQALLLQHHPPDWLSLRARDLFDESIYQPSYFSACLFGHLHSANGTDHKGLGGKGRTYLQSPSLCGLERWGSGQEKRAFGYSWGQIAEDGEIRIWPRSYDKRVFGNRSFGPDPQFDEDPDHQGLLLRPGTAAAPGTVSQRSSPDLRSYLARLIERTETLEIRGIAGEENQTAIAPPIENLYTPLRVRGGSMLEPPSRDPSGPSPEQAIRSSGAQALQVVLRHHRRVLIQGEPGAGKTTFLQLIACMLARDADRRPGPKGATWSKYHLGLEFDCPPVPILLRLAGLIPVLGDDDGADDRSRLLDLLRADWQDRKMPSTFGTRSWKKLLEEGRAWLLLDGLDEVADQKLRQRLFSIVRDAAEHWKCPMILASRPFQTEPVRKLGFEVATVEPFDDDQIEEFLAYWTAAIHRQDPRRAREGRSGRYLERLRQAIFTRPKVRAIARNPVMLTCLCVVHWNNNDLPEVRSRVYKGVLHWLLKARERLREENLELNPDQAERALSAIALQAMETALGKQSVLELDFAAQGARPVLARQFPALDGERLDQQIRRWLLFECEGSGVIEELAGHRLRFWHLTFQEYLAALELARSEMDVWWPKLESRFDQAQWWETTELFATCLYDLKKQEAVDQLLERILGAGGKTPELAEEARRVGILGRLLPPLETCGYRPAPELHKSYEGALTRSLEIFTREGAARVPVENRRAAAEALGRGGDPRLHPNEDNFRAVPGTSIELGIYPVTVQEYRRFVEDRDYDKRALWGDAWEVRKEQGWETPGSWEEQLETPNRPVTEVSWWEATAYCRWLSNQSRCTIRLPTEEEWQAAATHPGGGEYPWGAADPTPELANFDQSAGGHPTPVGIYPAGAGAHGHLDLAGNVWEWCSDELDNDLRPLRGGAWWVVAGFLRSAVRRRVEPDRRYDGFGFRVCCPSPSTVSGNLDS, encoded by the coding sequence ATGACACGACCGATCCGCTGGCTCCACCTCTCGGATCTGCACTACGGGTGTCCGGGCAAGGAGCTTTGGGAACAAGTCGAAGGGGAATTCCTCACCGACCTCGATCAATGGTGCGAGCGCCTTGGCCCACCGGACCTGCTGCTCTTCACCGGTGACCTGGCCTACTCCGGCCAGGAGAAAGAATACGAGCAGGTCGACGCCTTTCTCGACGACGTGCTGGGGCACCTCCGGCGCTCCGGCGCCCCTGAGCCCATCCTCGTGGCCGTCCCGGGAAACCACGACATCACCCGGCCCGAGAAAGGCAGTGAAGCACGCAGCTACCATATTCTTCGCGCTCTCGATGGCACTACCGAATCCGCGGACGTTTCAGATCTCTACGAAGAGTTATGGAAGGATCAGGACGCCTCCTTCATCCACAAGCTCCTCCCCGCCTACTCCACCTGGTTCGAGCAGCGCATCCGCCCGCAGCTCGCTGCCAAAGCCAAGCATGCTCACTTCTCCCACTTCCCCAACGACTTCACCGCTGTCGTGGAACCGGATGGTTCCTTTCCCCTCACCCTCGTCGGCCTCAACTCCACCTGGCTGCAGTACACGGGGGGTGATTTTGACGGCAAACTGCTGATTCCCCTCGAGCAGTTCCGGGCCGCGCTCGTTCCGCAGAACGAGCGAAAGCCCTACAAAACTATTGAAGGAGACAACCAGGCTCTGCTCCTCCAACACCATCCGCCGGATTGGCTTTCTCTCCGAGCCCGCGACCTCTTCGACGAGTCCATCTACCAGCCCAGCTACTTCTCTGCGTGCCTCTTCGGTCATCTGCATTCCGCCAACGGCACCGATCACAAGGGTCTGGGAGGTAAAGGCCGGACCTATCTCCAATCCCCATCGCTGTGCGGTCTGGAGCGCTGGGGCAGCGGGCAAGAGAAGCGAGCCTTCGGGTACAGCTGGGGACAGATCGCCGAAGACGGCGAGATTCGGATCTGGCCCCGGTCCTACGACAAACGAGTCTTTGGCAACCGCAGCTTCGGCCCCGATCCCCAATTCGACGAAGACCCTGATCATCAGGGTCTGCTCCTGCGCCCCGGAACGGCAGCCGCACCCGGGACCGTTTCCCAGCGCAGTAGCCCGGACCTGCGCTCCTACCTCGCCCGCCTCATCGAGCGCACCGAGACTCTCGAGATCCGCGGTATTGCCGGCGAGGAAAACCAAACCGCCATCGCACCTCCCATCGAGAATCTCTACACGCCGCTGCGCGTCCGCGGCGGTTCCATGCTCGAGCCCCCCAGCCGTGATCCAAGCGGGCCGTCACCGGAGCAAGCCATCCGGTCTTCCGGTGCCCAGGCGCTGCAAGTCGTGCTCCGGCACCACCGGCGCGTGCTCATCCAGGGCGAGCCCGGCGCCGGCAAGACCACCTTCCTGCAGCTGATCGCCTGCATGCTCGCCCGCGACGCCGACCGCCGCCCCGGACCCAAAGGCGCCACCTGGAGCAAGTACCATCTCGGGCTCGAATTCGACTGTCCTCCGGTGCCGATCCTCCTGCGCCTCGCCGGGCTGATTCCGGTGCTGGGTGACGACGACGGAGCGGACGACCGCTCCCGACTGCTCGATCTGCTGCGGGCAGACTGGCAAGACCGGAAGATGCCCAGCACCTTCGGTACCAGGTCTTGGAAAAAGCTCCTGGAGGAAGGCCGCGCCTGGCTGCTCCTCGACGGGCTCGACGAGGTGGCCGACCAGAAACTCCGCCAGCGCCTTTTCTCCATCGTCCGGGACGCAGCGGAGCACTGGAAGTGCCCCATGATCCTGGCAAGTCGGCCGTTCCAGACCGAGCCCGTCCGCAAGCTCGGCTTCGAGGTCGCCACCGTCGAGCCCTTTGACGACGACCAGATCGAGGAGTTTCTGGCCTATTGGACGGCGGCGATCCACCGTCAGGATCCCCGGCGAGCCCGGGAAGGCCGGTCGGGGCGCTATCTCGAGCGGCTCCGACAGGCAATCTTCACCCGTCCCAAGGTCCGCGCCATCGCCCGCAACCCGGTGATGCTGACCTGTTTGTGCGTGGTCCACTGGAACAACAACGACCTCCCGGAGGTCCGTTCCCGAGTCTACAAAGGAGTGCTCCATTGGCTGCTCAAGGCACGGGAGCGGCTCCGCGAGGAAAATCTCGAGCTCAACCCGGACCAGGCCGAGCGGGCGCTGTCGGCGATCGCGCTACAGGCCATGGAGACGGCCTTGGGCAAGCAATCCGTTCTCGAGCTCGACTTCGCCGCGCAAGGAGCGCGGCCGGTTTTGGCACGGCAGTTTCCGGCTCTCGACGGCGAACGTCTCGACCAGCAGATCCGCCGATGGCTGCTCTTCGAGTGCGAGGGCAGCGGAGTGATCGAGGAGCTGGCCGGGCACCGCCTGCGCTTCTGGCATCTCACCTTCCAGGAGTACCTGGCGGCGTTGGAGCTGGCGCGGAGCGAGATGGATGTTTGGTGGCCGAAGCTCGAGAGCCGCTTCGACCAGGCTCAGTGGTGGGAAACCACCGAGCTCTTCGCTACCTGTCTCTACGACCTCAAGAAGCAGGAGGCAGTAGACCAGCTGCTCGAGCGCATCCTCGGCGCCGGCGGCAAGACTCCGGAGCTGGCGGAGGAAGCGCGCAGGGTGGGCATCCTCGGGCGCCTCCTGCCACCGCTCGAAACCTGCGGCTATCGGCCGGCGCCGGAGCTGCACAAGAGCTACGAGGGCGCCCTCACCCGCAGCCTCGAGATCTTCACTCGCGAGGGTGCGGCACGGGTTCCGGTGGAAAACCGCCGCGCCGCAGCCGAGGCGCTTGGCCGTGGCGGCGATCCGCGGCTCCACCCCAACGAAGACAACTTCCGCGCTGTCCCTGGCACCTCCATCGAGCTGGGGATTTATCCGGTGACGGTTCAAGAGTACCGCCGCTTCGTCGAAGACCGAGACTACGACAAGCGGGCTCTTTGGGGTGATGCCTGGGAAGTCCGCAAAGAGCAGGGATGGGAGACCCCAGGCTCCTGGGAGGAGCAGCTGGAGACCCCCAACCGGCCGGTGACCGAGGTCTCCTGGTGGGAAGCCACAGCCTATTGCCGCTGGCTTTCGAATCAGAGCCGTTGCACTATCCGGCTGCCCACGGAAGAAGAATGGCAAGCCGCTGCGACCCACCCCGGCGGCGGCGAGTATCCCTGGGGTGCCGCCGACCCGACCCCCGAGCTGGCGAATTTCGATCAGAGCGCCGGGGGCCACCCGACCCCGGTGGGGATCTATCCCGCCGGGGCCGGCGCCCACGGCCACCTCGATCTCGCCGGCAATGTCTGGGAGTGGTGCAGCGACGAGCTAGACAACGATCTCCGTCCCCTGCGGGGCGGCGCCTGGTGGGTCGTCGCCGGGTTCCTGCGGTCCGCAGTCCGCCGCAGGGTCGAGCCCGACCGCCGCTACGACGGCTTCGGGTTTCGGGTGTGCTGTCCTTCCCCGAGCACGGTGTCTGGGAACCTTGATTCTTGA
- the uppS gene encoding polyprenyl diphosphate synthase, with the protein MQSTSTSTPATTTATVPSVLPQRGLRHLWRFAKDLIKAPFYAVYEKRLAAESHAWTLPQHIGLIMDGNRRFARRAGHLSPSFGHQRGAEKLMDVLSWCYELGIPVVTVWSFSLDNFYRDTSEVESLLELFEEKTREMVDSDEVHQRQVRVRYIGKLELLPESLQRAIAAVEAATAHYTKFHLNIAMAYGGREEITDAFRRYLEAEERSGKKLSDVVETLDDRVLEPYLYTSGLPEPDLILRTSGEVRLSGFLLWQSAYSEYYFCDTCWPAIRRIDFLRALRIFHHRQRRYGR; encoded by the coding sequence ATGCAATCCACTTCGACCTCGACTCCGGCGACCACCACCGCCACCGTTCCGTCCGTCCTGCCCCAGCGCGGGCTTCGTCATTTGTGGCGCTTTGCCAAGGATTTGATCAAGGCGCCGTTCTATGCGGTGTACGAGAAACGGCTGGCGGCGGAGTCCCATGCGTGGACGTTGCCGCAGCATATTGGGTTGATCATGGACGGCAACCGGCGGTTTGCGCGCCGGGCGGGGCATTTGAGCCCGTCCTTTGGGCACCAGCGGGGAGCGGAGAAGCTGATGGACGTGCTCTCCTGGTGCTACGAGCTGGGCATTCCGGTGGTGACGGTGTGGAGCTTTTCGCTGGACAATTTCTACCGCGACACCAGCGAGGTGGAGAGCCTGCTGGAGCTCTTTGAAGAGAAGACCCGGGAGATGGTGGACAGCGACGAGGTGCACCAGCGGCAGGTGCGGGTGCGCTACATCGGCAAGTTGGAGCTGCTGCCGGAGAGCCTGCAGCGGGCCATCGCGGCGGTGGAGGCGGCGACGGCGCATTACACCAAGTTTCACCTCAACATCGCCATGGCCTACGGCGGCCGCGAGGAGATCACCGACGCCTTCCGCCGCTATTTGGAGGCAGAGGAGCGTAGCGGCAAGAAGCTTTCGGACGTGGTGGAAACGCTGGATGATCGGGTGCTCGAGCCCTATCTCTACACTTCGGGGCTGCCGGAGCCGGATTTGATCCTGCGCACCAGTGGCGAGGTGCGCCTCAGCGGCTTTCTGCTGTGGCAGAGTGCCTATTCCGAGTACTACTTCTGCGACACCTGCTGGCCCGCCATCCGCCGCATCGATTTCCTCCGCGCCCTGCGCATCTTCCACCACCGCCAGCGCCGCTACGGGCGCTGA
- a CDS encoding RsmB/NOP family class I SAM-dependent RNA methyltransferase, giving the protein MTADLTTEESPAEPSSLAGFERYRRLVDDPQAFVAALERPLPVCIWAHPRRIAPEDLAARLRPAGLDAKPLPWYPQALRLPAETQPGNRLEYVTGLFHVQEEVSLLPVTLLDPQPGERILDLCAAPGNKTAQIAFRVGDTGCVVANDRNLGRMSILRRALDRLGVTNCVTTVYDGGNFSNEAGAFDRVLADVPCSCEGTSRKSSQEWDPQRRSRPGSLSSVQWALLRKAVQLCKVGGRIVYSTCTYAPEENEQVVQRALEAFPGCLEVREARIEGFRSAPGLVAWQDKRFDPSLEGALRAFPHHNDTGGFFVAVLEKVAATGRDAPAPPPPPELREEDTSRHWFGHLEERYGVSPEHFANLRLFRANKRYLNAAATGLQPPARPESHTLGMPFLHTDMAQPKLTTAGAFYLAPAARRNVVDLDQPQTDAFLHRQKIDLTADQQAELEPGHVLVRYRDTGSRAALGSLAELLVGLGIGSYRPDEGTLRSLFPKGWALAEERSAFD; this is encoded by the coding sequence ATGACGGCGGATCTCACCACCGAAGAAAGCCCGGCGGAGCCCTCCTCCCTCGCCGGCTTCGAGCGCTACCGCCGGCTGGTCGACGACCCCCAAGCCTTCGTCGCCGCCCTGGAGCGGCCGCTGCCGGTGTGCATCTGGGCTCACCCCCGGCGCATCGCTCCGGAGGATTTGGCGGCCCGGCTGCGCCCCGCCGGTCTCGACGCCAAGCCCCTGCCCTGGTACCCCCAGGCGCTTCGGCTGCCGGCGGAGACCCAGCCCGGCAATCGCCTGGAGTACGTCACCGGCCTCTTCCACGTGCAAGAGGAGGTCTCACTGCTGCCGGTGACCCTCCTCGATCCCCAACCCGGCGAACGCATCCTCGACCTCTGCGCCGCCCCCGGCAACAAAACCGCCCAGATCGCCTTCCGGGTCGGCGACACCGGCTGCGTGGTGGCCAACGACCGCAACCTCGGCCGCATGAGCATCCTGCGCCGGGCCCTCGACCGGCTGGGGGTGACCAATTGCGTCACCACCGTTTACGACGGCGGCAATTTCTCCAACGAGGCCGGCGCTTTCGATCGGGTGCTGGCGGACGTCCCCTGCAGCTGCGAGGGCACCTCCCGCAAGAGCTCCCAGGAGTGGGACCCCCAACGCCGCAGCCGCCCCGGCTCGCTGTCGAGCGTGCAGTGGGCGCTGCTGCGCAAGGCGGTACAGCTGTGCAAAGTCGGCGGCCGCATCGTCTACTCCACCTGCACCTACGCACCGGAGGAGAACGAGCAGGTGGTGCAGCGGGCCTTGGAAGCCTTCCCCGGCTGTTTGGAGGTGCGGGAGGCGCGCATCGAGGGCTTCCGGTCCGCTCCCGGCCTCGTGGCCTGGCAGGACAAACGCTTCGATCCGAGCCTTGAAGGAGCGCTCCGCGCCTTCCCCCACCACAACGACACCGGCGGCTTTTTCGTCGCCGTGCTGGAGAAGGTCGCCGCCACCGGCCGCGACGCCCCCGCCCCGCCCCCGCCGCCGGAGCTGCGGGAAGAGGACACAAGCCGCCATTGGTTCGGGCACCTGGAAGAGCGCTACGGCGTCTCCCCAGAGCATTTCGCCAACCTGCGCCTCTTCCGCGCCAACAAGCGCTACCTGAACGCCGCCGCCACCGGCCTCCAGCCCCCGGCCCGACCGGAAAGCCACACCCTCGGGATGCCGTTCCTGCACACCGACATGGCCCAACCCAAGCTCACCACCGCCGGCGCCTTCTACCTGGCCCCCGCTGCCCGCCGCAACGTCGTCGACCTGGACCAGCCCCAAACTGACGCCTTCCTGCATCGGCAGAAGATCGACCTCACTGCGGATCAACAAGCAGAATTGGAGCCCGGCCACGTCCTGGTGCGCTACCGCGACACCGGCTCTCGGGCGGCACTGGGATCTCTGGCGGAGTTGTTGGTCGGTCTAGGAATCGGCAGCTACCGCCCCGACGAGGGCACCCTCCGCAGCCTCTTCCCCAAGGGCTGGGCCCTGGCTGAGGAGCGGTCGGCGTTTGACTGA
- a CDS encoding aminotransferase class V-fold PLP-dependent enzyme — MSRDHETPPPRSPQAEDVLSEDWPSGDPKTGEEASSLIPPIDPQAFRWQGDGDEPVLWVMHCSEGPVPAEAVASAGGFLDKEAAPWRIRWVEDFQGIPQRVRRAAGKVLGCAAEDVTLTATTSTALGTIAQGYPWRSGDEVVVPLGEFPSNLWPWRTLAPRGVGLREVPLWDGHRAGAEALATVPPTLDAEPEQRLLDAIGPATRVLAVSWVRFQDGLRLDLPRLAEGCRRRGVDLVVDGIQGAGCLPPTLEGVAAFATGCHKGLLAPQGMGLLWTSPELRQRLTPPGGWLSVEDATDFQRPSTDFDRGFVAGGEALEMGVPNLLGCAALTVSLELIAAAGLAAIAAHVDALQELFLGDLHEIPDWRQEARRLELLRRSRSLGPILSLHHGGRGGEVLEELMEEGFQRGIYSSVREGYLRIAFHGWHTSEDVERLLRWLAEL, encoded by the coding sequence GTGAGCCGAGACCACGAAACCCCACCGCCCAGGAGCCCCCAAGCCGAGGACGTGCTATCCGAGGATTGGCCATCCGGTGATCCCAAAACCGGCGAAGAAGCTTCGTCCCTGATTCCGCCCATCGATCCCCAGGCCTTCCGCTGGCAGGGAGATGGGGACGAACCGGTGCTGTGGGTGATGCATTGTTCCGAGGGACCGGTTCCGGCGGAGGCGGTGGCTTCTGCCGGGGGATTCCTGGACAAGGAAGCGGCACCCTGGCGCATACGCTGGGTGGAGGACTTTCAGGGCATTCCGCAGCGGGTGCGGCGGGCGGCGGGGAAGGTGCTGGGCTGCGCGGCGGAGGACGTGACCCTCACCGCCACCACTTCCACCGCCTTGGGAACCATAGCCCAGGGTTATCCGTGGCGCTCCGGGGACGAGGTGGTGGTGCCGTTGGGGGAGTTCCCCAGCAATCTATGGCCCTGGCGAACTCTGGCGCCCCGGGGGGTCGGCCTGCGGGAGGTGCCGCTGTGGGACGGTCACCGCGCCGGGGCCGAAGCCTTGGCGACGGTTCCTCCCACCCTCGACGCGGAGCCGGAGCAGCGGCTGCTGGACGCCATCGGCCCCGCCACGCGGGTACTGGCGGTGAGCTGGGTACGCTTCCAGGACGGTCTGCGCCTGGACCTGCCGCGGCTGGCGGAGGGCTGCCGGCGCCGTGGGGTGGATCTGGTGGTGGACGGCATCCAGGGCGCCGGCTGCCTGCCGCCGACCCTCGAGGGCGTGGCGGCCTTCGCCACCGGCTGTCACAAGGGGCTACTGGCGCCCCAGGGCATGGGGCTGCTATGGACCTCGCCGGAGCTGCGACAGCGCCTGACACCTCCCGGCGGCTGGCTGTCGGTAGAGGACGCCACCGACTTCCAGCGCCCTTCCACGGACTTCGACCGCGGCTTCGTGGCCGGCGGCGAGGCGCTGGAGATGGGCGTGCCCAACCTCCTCGGCTGCGCCGCCCTGACGGTTTCCCTGGAGCTCATCGCTGCAGCGGGACTGGCGGCCATCGCCGCCCACGTGGACGCTCTTCAGGAGCTCTTCTTGGGAGATCTCCACGAGATTCCGGACTGGCGGCAGGAGGCCCGGCGGCTGGAGCTATTACGCCGTTCCCGCAGCCTCGGCCCGATCCTCTCGCTGCACCACGGTGGCCGCGGCGGCGAGGTCCTGGAGGAGCTTATGGAAGAAGGCTTCCAGCGCGGGATTTACTCGTCGGTGCGCGAAGGCTATCTGCGCATCGCCTTCCACGGCTGGCACACCTCCGAGGACGTGGAGCGGCTGCTGCGCTGGCTGGCGGAGCTCTGA
- the egtB gene encoding ergothioneine biosynthesis protein EgtB yields the protein MATSADRSSSRISSSSAPSGLPPIAPPADSVQRADLLAAFRSVRATSLRLCEPLAPEDYRIQSMPDVSPPWWNLGHTSWFFARNILQPEGLYQPEDERLEYVLNSYYQSLGPRLERARRGLVTRPTTDEVLRFRATVDGRLERLIEDCPEDRLADLAFLVTTGIHHEQQHQELLTTEIKHILGTNVGPLREAYLEPSAEAPAAGDDPGPSSFLPVEGGLVEIGNREGGWCWDNEMPVHRSWLDGYALLDRLVTNGEYLEFIQDGGYEDPLLWLSNGWARRQEEGWSHPLYWEQRDGRWWLWTLGGVREVDPAEPVCHVSFYEADAFLRWRGQQDDAWRGARLPTEQEWEHGARTLGFDPAQGNFLDDHRLHPAPARGSGLRQAAGDLWEWTSSHYEPYPRYRPFEGSLMEYNGKFMDNQRVLRGGSCGTPRDHIRVSYRNFWPADTRFQWTGIRPARDL from the coding sequence ATGGCTACCTCCGCTGACCGCAGCTCTTCAAGAATTTCCAGCTCCTCCGCACCCTCCGGCCTTCCGCCCATCGCCCCGCCGGCGGACTCGGTGCAACGGGCTGACCTGCTCGCCGCCTTCCGGAGCGTGCGCGCCACCAGCCTGCGCCTCTGCGAGCCCCTGGCGCCGGAGGATTACCGCATCCAATCCATGCCCGACGTCAGCCCGCCGTGGTGGAACCTCGGTCATACCAGCTGGTTCTTCGCCCGCAACATCCTGCAGCCGGAAGGCCTCTACCAACCCGAGGACGAGCGGCTGGAGTACGTTCTCAACTCCTATTACCAGAGCCTCGGCCCGCGCCTGGAGCGCGCCCGGCGCGGCCTGGTCACCCGCCCCACCACCGACGAGGTGCTGCGCTTCCGCGCCACCGTCGATGGGCGCCTGGAGCGGCTTATCGAAGATTGCCCCGAGGATCGCCTGGCGGATCTGGCCTTCCTGGTCACCACCGGCATTCATCACGAGCAACAGCACCAAGAGCTGCTGACCACCGAGATCAAGCACATCCTGGGCACCAACGTCGGTCCCTTGCGAGAAGCCTACCTGGAGCCTTCCGCCGAGGCTCCCGCCGCCGGGGACGATCCCGGCCCGAGCAGCTTTTTGCCGGTGGAAGGGGGGCTGGTGGAGATCGGCAACCGTGAGGGCGGCTGGTGCTGGGACAACGAGATGCCGGTGCACCGGTCTTGGCTCGACGGCTACGCCCTCCTCGACCGGCTGGTGACCAACGGCGAATACCTGGAGTTTATCCAAGACGGCGGCTACGAAGACCCGCTGCTGTGGCTGTCCAACGGCTGGGCTCGCCGCCAGGAAGAAGGCTGGAGCCATCCCCTCTACTGGGAGCAGCGGGACGGTCGCTGGTGGCTGTGGACCCTCGGCGGTGTGCGCGAGGTAGACCCGGCGGAGCCGGTGTGCCACGTGAGCTTCTACGAGGCCGACGCATTCCTGCGCTGGCGCGGCCAGCAGGACGACGCCTGGCGCGGTGCCCGCCTGCCCACCGAGCAGGAGTGGGAGCACGGCGCCCGCACCCTCGGGTTCGATCCCGCCCAGGGGAACTTCCTCGACGACCACCGTCTCCATCCGGCTCCGGCCCGCGGCAGCGGCCTGCGGCAGGCCGCCGGCGACCTTTGGGAATGGACCTCGAGCCACTACGAGCCCTATCCCCGCTATCGCCCCTTCGAGGGCAGCCTGATGGAATACAACGGCAAGTTCATGGACAATCAGCGAGTCCTGCGGGGCGGTTCCTGTGGAACGCCGCGGGACCACATTCGGGTCTCCTACCGCAACTTCTGGCCCGCCGACACCCGTTTTCAGTGGACCGGCATTCGACCCGCGCGAGACCTTTAA